The Sphingomonas sp. So64.6b genome includes a region encoding these proteins:
- a CDS encoding sulfite oxidase-like oxidoreductase: MSDDDLPDDSKLTRSKQRWASEGKFLTGHIARPEAERLPPGQHLVRDWPVLDLGKQPDIARERWRLRVGGLVERPVDLDWAGFMALPQTTLRTDIHCVTTWSRYDNDWTGVATRDLIDLVAPRDEAGFLMLHGYDGYTTNVPLADFASEHALIAHSWQGKPITREHGGPARLIIPHLYFWKSAKWIKGIDFLGADKAGFWEVNGYHMRGDPWAEERYS, from the coding sequence ATGTCCGATGACGATCTGCCCGACGACAGCAAGCTGACCCGCTCGAAGCAGCGTTGGGCGAGCGAAGGCAAGTTCCTGACCGGCCATATCGCGCGCCCGGAAGCGGAACGCTTGCCGCCGGGCCAGCATCTGGTGCGCGACTGGCCGGTACTCGATTTGGGCAAGCAACCCGATATCGCGCGCGAGCGCTGGCGGCTCAGGGTTGGCGGCCTGGTCGAACGGCCGGTCGATCTCGACTGGGCGGGGTTCATGGCGCTGCCGCAGACGACGCTGCGCACCGACATCCACTGCGTCACGACCTGGTCGCGCTACGACAATGACTGGACCGGTGTGGCGACCCGCGACCTGATCGACCTGGTGGCCCCGCGCGACGAAGCGGGGTTCCTGATGCTGCATGGCTATGACGGCTACACCACCAATGTCCCGCTTGCCGATTTCGCGTCCGAACACGCACTGATCGCCCATAGCTGGCAAGGCAAACCGATCACCCGCGAGCATGGCGGGCCTGCGCGGCTGATCATCCCGCACCTCTATTTCTGGAAGAGCGCGAAGTGGATCAAGGGCATCGATTTCCTTGGCGCGGACAAGGCCGGCTTTTGGGAGGTCAATGGTTATCACATGCGCGGCGATCCATGGGCGGAGGAGCGCTATTCGTAA
- a CDS encoding TonB-dependent receptor yields MMGFTGLRRRGALRACCAIAALSVGCGAVQASAQDVPANPPSADQTAPDQDTTNDIVVTAQKRAERLQDVPIAITVITPAVLDSTNARNFAELQGAVPGVYFAGNSGGGRTYITLRGATGLALNTGDEPVAIYMDDIYLARGVTIGMSDLVDIGSVEIVRGPQGTLQGRNATAGAILLRSADPTSDFRAKVSASVAWPEEFRAQASISGPLGGGFEARLSGGYTTEKGWAYNPYTKAHIGGSESAQGRLVVTKEAGAFSARIVADYAWTENFPAIFRYAKTNFSPLPTGALVPAGTATPNTPLDPATRDAIFNHNRISLNPGTDTVVKGGGISAKFEYAFGGVDLISVSGYRKAHVDGINDSDGLDVARMGYNHNDDRSNQFSQEIRLQSSGKSRFSWILGAYLFDENQNYVDDIYNLRLSLPTNTVTRYAGKQYTRSYAAFADATFNITDQFSVIGGIRYTEDTKRLVSTIRATNLDTNVSTVTPYSPPQAKWTDTSYRAKLVYKPSRDLMFFAGYGKGFRAGGYNPFAVQVPYAPETNKSFEIGSKGELLDGALSFSLAAYRNKYSNLQLRAGVPTGGAIITNAAEALIKGVELEMTARPADGTRLTGNVAYTDAKFTSFPTARNTLDQPVDASGNTLPRTPKWQFFVSAEQDFAIGSSFLLTAEANYRWRDRIYFFFTDQNSQPWQDPPGDELGARLTLKPIDERWSFSVFGTNLTNSRIINTAAVTFSYPQVGLNKPRVIGVSTGFKF; encoded by the coding sequence ATGATGGGATTCACCGGCCTGCGCCGCCGCGGCGCGCTTCGCGCCTGCTGTGCGATCGCCGCACTTTCGGTCGGCTGCGGCGCGGTTCAGGCCAGCGCGCAGGATGTGCCCGCCAATCCACCGTCCGCCGATCAGACGGCGCCCGACCAGGATACCACCAACGACATCGTCGTCACCGCGCAGAAGCGGGCCGAGCGGCTGCAGGATGTGCCGATCGCGATCACCGTGATCACCCCGGCGGTGCTCGACAGCACCAACGCGCGCAATTTCGCCGAACTGCAGGGGGCAGTGCCCGGTGTCTATTTCGCGGGCAATTCGGGCGGCGGTCGCACCTATATCACGCTGCGCGGCGCGACCGGCCTTGCGCTCAACACCGGCGACGAACCGGTCGCCATCTATATGGACGACATCTATCTCGCGCGCGGCGTGACGATCGGCATGTCCGACCTGGTCGATATCGGTTCGGTCGAAATCGTGCGTGGTCCGCAGGGCACGCTGCAGGGCCGCAACGCGACCGCTGGCGCGATCCTGCTGCGCAGCGCCGACCCGACATCCGATTTCCGCGCCAAGGTTTCGGCAAGCGTCGCCTGGCCGGAGGAATTCCGCGCGCAGGCCTCGATCTCCGGCCCGCTTGGCGGCGGCTTCGAGGCACGATTGTCCGGTGGTTATACCACTGAAAAGGGCTGGGCCTACAACCCGTATACCAAGGCGCATATCGGCGGATCGGAAAGCGCGCAGGGCCGCCTGGTAGTGACCAAGGAAGCCGGCGCCTTCTCCGCGCGGATCGTCGCCGACTATGCCTGGACGGAGAATTTCCCGGCGATCTTCCGCTACGCCAAAACCAATTTCAGCCCGCTGCCGACCGGCGCGCTGGTGCCGGCGGGCACCGCGACGCCCAACACGCCGCTCGACCCCGCGACGCGCGATGCGATCTTCAACCATAACCGCATCTCGCTCAATCCCGGCACCGACACGGTGGTCAAGGGCGGCGGCATTTCGGCCAAGTTCGAATATGCATTCGGCGGCGTCGATCTCATTTCGGTCAGTGGTTATCGCAAGGCGCATGTCGATGGGATCAACGATTCCGACGGCCTCGACGTGGCCCGCATGGGTTATAACCACAATGACGACCGCAGTAATCAGTTCAGCCAGGAAATCCGGCTGCAATCCTCGGGCAAGAGCCGCTTTTCCTGGATTCTCGGCGCCTATCTGTTCGACGAAAACCAGAATTACGTCGACGACATCTACAATCTGCGCCTGTCACTGCCGACCAACACCGTGACGCGCTATGCCGGCAAGCAATATACCCGCTCCTATGCCGCGTTCGCCGATGCGACCTTCAACATCACCGATCAATTCTCGGTGATCGGCGGCATTCGTTATACCGAGGATACCAAGCGACTTGTCTCGACGATCCGCGCGACCAACCTCGACACCAATGTCTCGACCGTCACGCCTTATTCACCGCCTCAGGCGAAATGGACCGACACCTCATATCGCGCGAAACTGGTCTACAAGCCGAGCCGCGACCTGATGTTCTTCGCCGGCTATGGCAAGGGTTTCCGCGCCGGCGGCTACAACCCGTTCGCGGTGCAGGTTCCCTATGCGCCGGAAACCAACAAGTCGTTCGAGATCGGCAGCAAGGGCGAGCTGCTCGATGGTGCGCTGAGCTTCTCGCTCGCCGCCTATCGCAACAAATATTCCAACCTCCAGCTTCGCGCGGGCGTGCCGACCGGCGGCGCGATCATCACCAACGCGGCCGAAGCGCTGATCAAGGGCGTCGAGCTGGAAATGACCGCACGGCCGGCGGACGGGACCAGGTTGACCGGCAATGTCGCGTATACCGATGCGAAGTTCACCAGCTTCCCGACCGCGCGCAACACGCTCGACCAGCCGGTCGATGCTTCGGGCAACACGCTGCCGCGCACGCCGAAATGGCAGTTCTTCGTGTCGGCCGAACAGGATTTCGCGATCGGCAGCTCGTTCCTGCTCACCGCGGAGGCCAATTATCGCTGGCGCGACCGGATCTATTTCTTCTTCACCGACCAGAATTCCCAGCCCTGGCAGGACCCGCCCGGCGACGAACTCGGCGCACGCCTGACCCTGAAGCCGATCGACGAGCGCTGGTCCTTCTCGGTGTTCGGCACCAACCTGACCAATTCGCGGATCATCAATACCGCGGCGGTGACGTTCAGCTACCCGCAGGTGGGGTTGAACAAGCCGCGCGTGATCGGTGTATCCACCGGGTTCAAATTCTGA
- a CDS encoding alpha/beta hydrolase has protein sequence MKPNESNHHGPRTALLLSSAAEPYPDQLAHFRDDWVEDIIDLRLHLEAGRHGSIWAVQIDSAVRNSVGSIIVIAQGDACLALAHWAQLSPATYTVAIAGALFHLPSAVAAAAAAESPRSSPKVRLPFATILLSDTGQIEPVLELADVWGSRFIDVAAQDSTYRSDLRGGQSARERSLLALLVGDDGGEAVGGEAVGGVGSRHPVSPRVSATA, from the coding sequence ATGAAGCCGAATGAGTCGAACCATCACGGCCCGCGCACCGCGCTGCTCCTGTCGAGCGCGGCCGAACCCTATCCCGATCAACTGGCCCATTTCCGTGACGACTGGGTCGAAGACATAATCGACCTGCGTCTCCATCTGGAGGCGGGACGGCATGGATCGATCTGGGCGGTGCAGATCGACAGCGCCGTGCGCAACAGCGTCGGATCGATCATCGTCATCGCGCAGGGCGACGCGTGCCTCGCGCTGGCGCATTGGGCACAGCTATCCCCGGCAACCTATACCGTGGCGATCGCCGGCGCGTTGTTCCACCTTCCTTCCGCGGTGGCTGCGGCCGCTGCGGCGGAATCGCCACGATCGAGCCCGAAAGTGCGCTTGCCATTCGCGACAATCCTGCTCTCCGACACGGGTCAGATCGAACCGGTGCTTGAACTGGCCGATGTGTGGGGCAGCCGCTTCATCGACGTCGCGGCGCAGGACAGTACATATCGTAGCGATCTGCGCGGCGGGCAATCGGCCCGGGAGCGATCGTTGCTGGCGCTGCTGGTCGGCGACGATGGTGGCGAGGCGGTCGGCGGCGAGGCGGTCGGTGGCGTGGGGTCGCGGCATCCGGTTTCGCCACGGGTGTCCGCCACAGCTTAA
- a CDS encoding MFS transporter: MTGPAPREFAEHWRALVGCTIAASIGTIGLHAYTSGAFMPALITGAGYSKEQLSLATLLLSGMVAICAPFAGSLMDRHGPLRIITIGVLGEAAVFGLLSMAPASFPYYAGLIVLLALLGVGTTPPGFARIVTARFDKARGMALGCMISGLGLMAISGPIWATWVITHFGWRAGYATMAGLVLLLGGTGLLLIRSDRHQHPVKVQATVAQRSAGNAALKSPLFWTLLAGFLAPSLFGGGYLLHLISLLQERGFSPAAAAQVQSLIGVAVLAGRLVSGAALDRFPPRWVAAIAFTISAAGCALLLLSDPLLMGIAALAIGLTIGAELDIMAYFISRYFGLANFGRLYGFAYGGLIFAGGASPLLITKLADLGGYSLALIVSTIGTFAGALILLSMPDPRAREAARELGEAVPAE; the protein is encoded by the coding sequence ATGACTGGACCAGCGCCGCGCGAGTTCGCCGAGCATTGGCGCGCGCTGGTCGGTTGCACGATCGCCGCGTCGATCGGTACGATCGGACTTCATGCCTATACCAGCGGCGCGTTCATGCCCGCGCTGATCACGGGCGCGGGATACAGCAAGGAACAATTGTCGCTCGCGACCTTGCTGCTCTCCGGCATGGTCGCGATCTGCGCGCCCTTTGCCGGCTCGCTGATGGACCGGCATGGACCGCTCAGGATCATCACCATCGGCGTGCTCGGCGAGGCGGCGGTGTTCGGCCTGCTCAGCATGGCGCCGGCCAGCTTTCCCTATTATGCCGGGCTGATCGTGCTGCTCGCCCTGCTTGGCGTCGGCACCACGCCGCCCGGTTTCGCGCGCATCGTCACCGCGCGCTTCGACAAGGCGCGCGGCATGGCGCTTGGCTGCATGATCAGCGGGCTTGGCCTGATGGCGATCTCCGGACCGATCTGGGCGACTTGGGTGATCACCCATTTCGGCTGGCGTGCGGGTTATGCGACGATGGCCGGGCTGGTGCTGCTGCTCGGCGGCACCGGGCTGTTGCTGATCCGCAGCGACCGGCACCAGCACCCGGTCAAGGTGCAGGCGACCGTCGCGCAGCGTTCGGCGGGCAATGCCGCGCTCAAGAGCCCGTTATTCTGGACCTTGCTCGCCGGTTTCCTTGCGCCGAGCCTGTTCGGCGGCGGGTATCTTCTCCATTTGATCAGCTTGTTGCAGGAACGCGGCTTCTCGCCTGCCGCCGCGGCGCAAGTGCAATCGCTGATCGGTGTCGCGGTGCTCGCCGGGCGGCTCGTGTCGGGCGCGGCGCTCGATCGCTTCCCGCCGCGCTGGGTTGCGGCGATCGCCTTCACCATCTCGGCGGCGGGCTGCGCCCTGCTGCTGCTGTCCGATCCGCTGCTGATGGGCATCGCCGCGCTTGCCATCGGCCTGACGATCGGCGCCGAGCTCGACATCATGGCCTATTTCATCTCGCGCTATTTCGGCCTCGCCAATTTCGGGCGACTTTACGGCTTTGCTTATGGCGGGTTGATCTTCGCCGGCGGTGCGAGCCCGCTCCTGATCACCAAGCTCGCCGATCTGGGCGGCTATTCGCTCGCGCTGATCGTCTCGACCATCGGCACATTTGCCGGGGCGCTGATCTTGCTGTCGATGCCCGATCCGCGCGCGCGGGAAGCGGCGCGCGAATTGGGCGAAGCCGTGCCGGCCGAGTAG
- a CDS encoding NADPH-dependent oxidoreductase, protein MSESHNAIRARYRHDDAPVPVTDNATLRTLFDHRSVRAYLPNALDPGTVETLVAAAQSAASSSNLQVWSVIAVQDPDRKGRLAALAGNQKHIVEAPLLLVWLIDFDRLTRIGEALGTRPEALDYTESFVLGAVDASLAAQNAVVALESLGLGSVYIGGIRNKPVEVAAELDLPPRVFPLFGLVVGKPDPARPASVKPRLPQASVLFHETYAWTEAQAEAARHYDTRLRSFQREQGLTERDWSDQASERTRGPRSMAGRHVLRDVLGELGFELR, encoded by the coding sequence ATGAGCGAGTCCCACAATGCGATCCGCGCGCGCTATCGCCACGATGACGCGCCGGTGCCGGTCACCGACAATGCCACGCTCCGCACGCTGTTCGACCATCGGTCGGTCCGCGCCTATCTACCCAATGCGCTTGATCCCGGTACGGTCGAAACTTTGGTCGCCGCCGCGCAATCCGCCGCGTCCTCGTCCAACCTGCAGGTGTGGAGCGTGATCGCGGTGCAGGATCCCGACCGCAAGGGCCGGCTTGCGGCGCTGGCCGGCAACCAGAAGCATATCGTCGAGGCGCCATTGCTGCTGGTCTGGCTGATCGACTTCGACCGGCTGACCCGAATCGGCGAGGCGCTCGGCACGCGGCCCGAAGCGCTCGACTATACCGAAAGCTTTGTGCTCGGCGCGGTCGATGCCTCGCTCGCCGCGCAGAATGCGGTGGTCGCGCTTGAATCGCTTGGGCTGGGCTCGGTCTATATCGGCGGCATACGCAACAAGCCGGTCGAGGTCGCGGCCGAGCTCGACCTGCCGCCGCGCGTCTTCCCGCTGTTCGGACTGGTCGTCGGAAAACCGGACCCGGCGCGCCCGGCATCGGTCAAGCCGCGCCTGCCGCAGGCGTCGGTCCTGTTCCACGAAACCTATGCCTGGACCGAGGCGCAGGCCGAGGCCGCGCGACATTATGACACGAGGCTGCGCAGCTTTCAGCGCGAGCAGGGCCTGACCGAACGCGACTGGAGCGACCAGGCGAGCGAGCGGACGCGCGGCCCCCGGTCGATGGCCGGGCGACATGTCCTGCGCGACGTGCTGGGCGAGCTCGGTTTCGAGCTTCGCTGA
- a CDS encoding SDR family NAD(P)-dependent oxidoreductase, translating to MIDFTGKIALVTGAASGIGAATAALLERHGATVWRADISDGVALRLDVTSDGDWAAAMEQIMTDSGRLDILINAAGISRAGGEQSVAAVAIDDWRRVFAVNVEGTLLGCQHAMRVMGAGGGAIVNIASTAGIAPSATLAAYGASKAAVHQLTKSVAAACALAGLSIRCNAMLPGMAETPMTSAMPPAYRESWEAQIPAGRFADADEIASAIAFLASDAASYVTGTGLLVDGGLINRPVVR from the coding sequence ATGATCGACTTCACCGGAAAGATCGCCCTGGTCACCGGCGCCGCCTCGGGCATCGGCGCGGCGACCGCCGCCTTGCTCGAACGCCATGGCGCGACGGTGTGGCGCGCCGATATCAGCGATGGCGTGGCACTCCGGCTCGACGTCACCAGCGATGGCGACTGGGCCGCCGCGATGGAGCAGATCATGACCGATTCCGGCCGGCTCGATATCCTGATCAACGCCGCCGGGATCAGTCGCGCGGGCGGCGAACAGAGCGTTGCCGCGGTCGCGATCGATGATTGGCGCCGCGTCTTCGCGGTCAATGTCGAGGGAACGCTGCTCGGCTGCCAGCATGCGATGCGCGTGATGGGCGCGGGCGGCGGGGCGATCGTCAATATCGCTTCGACCGCCGGTATCGCGCCGAGCGCGACGCTCGCCGCTTATGGCGCGTCCAAGGCCGCCGTCCATCAGTTGACCAAAAGCGTCGCCGCCGCCTGTGCGCTGGCCGGCCTGTCGATCCGCTGCAACGCGATGCTGCCCGGCATGGCCGAAACGCCGATGACCAGCGCGATGCCGCCGGCCTATCGCGAAAGCTGGGAAGCGCAAATCCCCGCCGGCCGCTTCGCCGACGCGGACGAAATCGCCTCGGCAATCGCTTTCCTGGCCAGCGATGCCGCGTCCTATGTCACCGGCACCGGCCTGTTGGTCGATGGCGGCCTGATCAATCGGCCGGTCGTGCGCTGA